In one Sphingobacterium daejeonense genomic region, the following are encoded:
- a CDS encoding ligase-associated DNA damage response exonuclease, with the protein MLEFRREGIYCPQGKFYIDPWLPVDNAIITHAHSDHARIGMKKYLCHPLTEPILRLRLGSDIKVQTLNYNQEILMNGIKVSLHPAGHIIGSAQVRMEYKGKITVASGDYKVQADGISTPFEPVRCHEFITESTFGLPIYNWLSVEQMNQNLSDWVLNNQSNGITSILVGYALGKAQRIMKAVEGVGKIYVHYAIERINKAFIDSGIYLPDYETIDFSNKPKDLSNSIIIVPPSLFGSNMLKGIPKSYTAICSGWMQVRGARRWRSADAGFAISDHADWQGLLTAIKETNAEKVFVTHGFKSEFTRYLNEMGTEAFEITTEFGSNEEIDETIIKE; encoded by the coding sequence ATGTTAGAATTTAGAAGAGAAGGTATTTATTGTCCACAAGGTAAGTTTTACATTGACCCTTGGTTACCTGTAGATAATGCAATTATTACTCATGCTCATTCTGATCATGCAAGAATTGGGATGAAAAAATACCTATGCCATCCATTAACAGAACCAATTCTAAGACTAAGACTAGGATCTGATATTAAGGTCCAAACATTGAATTACAATCAGGAGATTTTAATGAATGGCATAAAAGTGTCTTTGCATCCCGCAGGACATATTATTGGGTCTGCGCAAGTTAGAATGGAATATAAAGGCAAAATTACTGTAGCTTCTGGTGATTACAAGGTACAAGCAGATGGAATAAGTACACCATTTGAGCCCGTTCGTTGTCATGAATTTATAACCGAAAGTACATTTGGTTTACCAATTTACAATTGGCTTTCGGTAGAACAAATGAATCAGAACCTTTCTGACTGGGTATTAAACAATCAGAGCAATGGAATTACTTCAATATTAGTTGGTTATGCATTGGGAAAAGCGCAGAGAATTATGAAAGCTGTAGAGGGTGTTGGGAAAATATATGTCCATTATGCTATTGAAAGGATCAATAAAGCATTTATTGATTCTGGCATTTATTTACCTGATTACGAAACCATAGATTTTTCGAATAAGCCTAAAGATCTATCAAACTCTATAATTATTGTGCCCCCCTCCCTATTTGGGTCAAATATGTTGAAAGGAATTCCCAAATCATATACAGCTATTTGTTCTGGATGGATGCAGGTACGCGGAGCAAGACGATGGAGATCGGCCGATGCTGGTTTTGCAATAAGTGACCATGCAGACTGGCAAGGACTTCTTACCGCAATAAAAGAAACGAATGCAGAAAAAGTATTTGTGACACATGGATTTAAGTCAGAATTCACAAGGTATTTGAATGAAATGGGTACCGAAGCGTTTGAGATTACAACAGAGTTTGGCTCCAATGAGGAAATTGATGAAACAATAATTAAAGAATAG
- a CDS encoding ATP-dependent DNA ligase — protein MKVLAKLINALDSTNKTGSKIIAIEDFLEESTELDKYWFLRLFTGKRPRRSVKTSFMRQWATQISEVPDWLFQESYLAVGDLAETISLIIPPATKTIDKSLDEWMNEIISLPTKSENEVKSYIIDAWDHLDQTERFVFNKLLGSSFRIGVSSKSLINAFAKYYKVDANLVAHSLMSDWYPEKMKFEDFIKGDHININLSAPFPFCLANPLTDDLENLGKPDDWQIEYKWDGIRGQIIHRENETFIWSRGEEMVNEQFPELMNQFDTLNADFVIDGEIVPYDELGVMNFNQLQRRLNRKNIGKKLMEEVPIKFIAFDLLEIDREDIRHLPLSQRRERLSQLLQAIDSPNFIISKEIKVKDWEELKDIRENSGTINAEGLMLKAKDSEYQVGRKKGYWWKWKVDPMTIDAVLIYAQRGSGRRSGHYTDYTFAVKDGDKLVTIAKAYSGLSNVEIAEVSKFVRANSLEKFGPVRTVKPELVFEIAFEGIALSNRHKSGVALRFPRILRWRKDKLPHEIDDIEEIKKMIKS, from the coding sequence ATGAAGGTATTGGCAAAACTTATCAATGCATTGGATAGCACTAACAAAACTGGAAGTAAGATCATTGCTATTGAAGATTTTTTGGAAGAATCTACCGAACTTGATAAATATTGGTTTTTACGTCTATTTACAGGAAAAAGACCCCGAAGATCCGTTAAGACTTCATTTATGCGCCAATGGGCAACACAGATTTCGGAAGTTCCAGATTGGCTATTTCAAGAAAGTTATCTTGCCGTTGGAGATTTAGCCGAAACAATATCTTTAATTATCCCTCCAGCAACCAAAACCATAGATAAATCGTTGGATGAATGGATGAACGAGATTATTTCTTTGCCAACTAAATCTGAGAATGAAGTCAAATCATATATTATTGACGCTTGGGATCACTTAGATCAGACTGAACGATTTGTATTCAATAAACTTTTGGGAAGTAGTTTTAGGATAGGTGTTTCTTCAAAATCCTTAATCAATGCATTTGCAAAATATTATAAGGTAGATGCTAACCTAGTTGCCCATAGCCTCATGTCTGACTGGTATCCTGAAAAAATGAAATTCGAGGATTTTATTAAAGGTGACCATATCAACATCAATTTATCTGCTCCTTTTCCATTTTGTTTGGCAAATCCATTAACTGATGATCTTGAAAATCTTGGAAAACCCGACGATTGGCAAATTGAATATAAATGGGATGGAATCCGTGGTCAGATCATTCACAGAGAAAACGAAACCTTTATTTGGTCTCGTGGCGAGGAAATGGTCAATGAGCAATTCCCAGAATTAATGAATCAATTTGACACATTAAATGCAGATTTTGTGATCGATGGGGAAATTGTCCCTTATGATGAATTAGGAGTAATGAACTTCAACCAATTGCAGAGAAGATTAAACCGTAAAAACATCGGCAAAAAGTTGATGGAAGAAGTTCCCATTAAATTTATAGCATTTGATTTATTGGAAATCGACCGTGAAGATATCCGTCATCTCCCCTTATCTCAACGCAGGGAAAGATTGTCACAGCTTCTTCAAGCTATTGATTCTCCCAATTTTATTATATCTAAAGAAATAAAGGTCAAAGATTGGGAAGAATTAAAGGATATTCGTGAAAATTCAGGAACCATCAACGCCGAAGGTCTTATGCTTAAGGCTAAAGATTCAGAGTATCAGGTCGGTCGCAAAAAAGGTTACTGGTGGAAATGGAAAGTCGACCCCATGACCATAGATGCTGTATTGATTTATGCCCAACGTGGAAGCGGCAGACGCAGTGGCCATTATACAGACTATACCTTTGCTGTAAAAGATGGTGATAAATTGGTAACTATTGCCAAAGCTTACTCCGGACTCAGCAATGTTGAGATTGCTGAGGTAAGTAAGTTCGTTAGAGCTAATTCCTTGGAAAAATTTGGACCCGTTAGAACTGTAAAACCAGAATTGGTTTTCGAAATTGCTTTTGAAGGAATTGCATTGAGTAACAGACACAAATCTGGTGTAGCTTTGAGATTTCCTCGGATTTTAAGATGGCGGAAAGATAAATTACCCCATGAAATTGATGATATTGAAGAAATCAAGAAAATGATAAAATCATAA
- a CDS encoding catalase, whose amino-acid sequence MKKGKKPYAPHIDKHVVDNMNKVMTTNDGVPVYDNNNTLKVGDRGPSLQQDQIFFDKLMHFDRERIPERVVHARGSGAHGVFEATADISEYTSAAFLKKGTTTPVFARFSTVAGFKGSTDLARDVRGFSVKFYTEEGNYDFVGNNIPVFFIQDAMNFPDVIHAVKPEPNNEIPQAASAHDTFWDFISLMPEAAHMSLWVMSDRAIPRSLRMMEGFGVHTFKFLNAEGKSTFVKFHWKPRLGVHSVAWNEAQKISGFDADFHRRDLWEAIENGEFPQWDLGVQLIPEEDEMKFSFDILDPTKIIPEELVPVKIIGTMTLNRNPENFFAETEQAAFDPGRVVPGIDFSDDPLLQGRIFSYMDTQNYRLGGPNFHELPINRPINGKHNNQKDGFARMDILKGNTSYFPNSQGNGCPFQAMLKGETGYQTGKQQVDGKKVRARSSSFADHFTQARLFFNSLSPEEQNHVINAFSFELSKVNNEDIRKRELAILNQVDPKLAKAIGKNLGLTPMKSLDPLTLQFARQNHPNYPIKPNKPEVEKSEFLSMKVKGDEGNIRSRKIAFLVDDGVSKASVDRMKKRLEKDGAMAVLISSHVGNLKYKEGGEEPIQHSYLTDVSVCFDGFYTPDGDSVAKLAQNPDYLQFINEGYRHCKAIAFAKGAEQLAAKSFIEKDQGVIFESDPNWTDAFVNALKKHRVWERENPRKVPS is encoded by the coding sequence ATGAAAAAAGGAAAAAAACCTTATGCACCCCATATTGACAAGCATGTTGTCGATAATATGAACAAGGTAATGACCACCAATGATGGAGTTCCTGTTTATGATAACAACAACACGCTCAAAGTAGGTGACCGAGGTCCATCATTACAGCAGGATCAAATATTCTTTGACAAGTTAATGCATTTTGATAGGGAGAGAATTCCAGAACGTGTGGTTCATGCAAGAGGTTCAGGGGCTCATGGAGTTTTTGAGGCAACAGCTGATATTTCTGAATATACCTCAGCTGCATTCCTTAAAAAAGGTACAACGACTCCTGTATTCGCCCGCTTTTCAACAGTTGCCGGTTTTAAAGGTTCAACAGATTTAGCTAGAGACGTTCGTGGATTTTCAGTGAAATTTTACACAGAAGAAGGTAACTATGATTTTGTAGGTAATAATATTCCTGTTTTCTTTATCCAGGATGCCATGAATTTCCCCGATGTTATCCATGCTGTTAAGCCTGAGCCTAACAATGAAATTCCTCAAGCTGCTTCTGCTCACGATACTTTTTGGGACTTTATTTCTTTAATGCCAGAAGCTGCACATATGTCGCTTTGGGTGATGTCAGACCGCGCAATTCCTAGAAGCTTAAGAATGATGGAGGGTTTTGGCGTACATACCTTTAAATTTTTAAATGCTGAGGGAAAATCTACATTTGTTAAATTTCATTGGAAACCTAGATTGGGGGTACACTCTGTAGCATGGAATGAAGCTCAGAAAATCTCAGGATTTGATGCTGACTTTCATAGAAGGGACTTATGGGAAGCGATTGAAAACGGTGAATTCCCACAATGGGATTTGGGGGTTCAATTAATTCCTGAAGAAGATGAAATGAAATTCTCTTTTGATATTCTAGACCCTACCAAAATTATCCCTGAAGAACTTGTTCCGGTTAAGATTATAGGTACGATGACGTTGAACCGTAATCCAGAGAATTTCTTCGCAGAAACAGAACAAGCTGCATTCGATCCAGGTAGAGTAGTACCGGGTATTGATTTTTCTGATGACCCACTACTTCAAGGGAGAATATTCTCATACATGGATACACAAAATTATAGATTAGGTGGTCCAAATTTCCATGAATTACCGATCAATAGGCCGATAAATGGCAAACACAACAATCAAAAAGATGGGTTTGCAAGAATGGATATCTTAAAGGGCAATACTAGTTATTTTCCGAATAGCCAAGGAAATGGTTGTCCATTCCAAGCCATGTTGAAAGGGGAGACAGGTTATCAAACAGGGAAACAACAGGTTGATGGTAAAAAAGTGAGAGCAAGGTCAAGTTCATTTGCAGATCACTTTACTCAAGCTAGATTATTTTTTAATTCTTTAAGTCCTGAGGAGCAAAACCATGTAATCAATGCTTTTAGTTTTGAGCTTTCGAAAGTTAATAATGAAGACATTAGAAAGCGTGAATTGGCAATATTAAATCAAGTGGACCCAAAATTGGCAAAAGCTATTGGGAAAAACTTAGGATTGACACCAATGAAATCTCTAGATCCGCTTACTTTACAATTTGCAAGGCAAAATCACCCAAATTATCCAATAAAGCCTAATAAACCTGAGGTCGAAAAGTCTGAATTCTTGAGTATGAAGGTTAAGGGTGATGAGGGTAATATTCGTAGCCGGAAAATTGCATTTTTGGTGGATGATGGTGTGAGTAAAGCATCAGTAGATAGAATGAAAAAAAGACTTGAGAAAGATGGTGCTATGGCAGTGCTGATTTCTTCGCATGTAGGTAATTTGAAATATAAGGAAGGTGGGGAAGAACCAATACAGCATAGTTATCTGACCGATGTTTCGGTTTGTTTTGATGGTTTTTATACTCCTGATGGCGATTCTGTAGCCAAGTTGGCTCAAAATCCAGATTATCTTCAATTTATTAATGAAGGTTATCGTCACTGTAAAGCAATTGCATTTGCCAAAGGAGCAGAGCAATTAGCAGCAAAATCTTTTATAGAAAAAGATCAAGGTGTAATATTTGAGTCAGATCCAAATTGGACAGATGCATTTGTTAATGCACTTAAAAAACATAGGGTATGGGAAAGAGAAAATCCTAGAAAAGTCCCTTCATAA
- a CDS encoding pyridoxamine 5'-phosphate oxidase family protein → MAEKIIRDQEAHDKLKSIVDQIDIGTICTFNPHSSYPHGVPMSRQEVNEEGNIWYICSAESETHKNLEKNDKISVFYADPKNYTFLSINGTATLSRDQARIDRYWSKMMEGWFEKGKEDPNIKLLKVIPDEAHYWDSGSNKIATLFGMLKNAITGSNEDIGEEGELKL, encoded by the coding sequence ATGGCAGAGAAAATAATTAGAGATCAAGAAGCTCATGACAAATTAAAATCCATAGTTGATCAAATTGACATCGGTACAATTTGCACTTTCAATCCACATTCTTCTTACCCTCATGGTGTCCCTATGAGCAGACAAGAAGTAAATGAAGAAGGAAATATATGGTATATCTGTTCTGCAGAAAGTGAAACACACAAAAACCTAGAAAAGAATGATAAAATTTCAGTCTTTTATGCCGATCCTAAAAACTATACTTTTTTAAGCATTAATGGTACTGCAACACTAAGTAGAGATCAAGCAAGAATTGATAGATATTGGAGTAAGATGATGGAAGGTTGGTTTGAAAAAGGAAAAGAAGATCCAAATATTAAATTATTAAAGGTAATTCCGGATGAAGCTCATTATTGGGACTCCGGTTCAAATAAAATTGCCACTTTATTTGGTATGTTGAAAAATGCTATTACAGGAAGTAACGAAGATATTGGTGAAGAAGGAGAATTAAAACTCTAA
- a CDS encoding lipocalin family protein, with amino-acid sequence MKYSKYIKIALGSMILLSPFIFQACKSVKVPSGVKVVDNFDIKSYAGKWYEIARFDFKHEKDMDQVTAEYTLNEDGSVNVLNRGFDTVKSEWKESEGKAKFIGDENKGALKVSFFGPFYSGYNVVAMDPAYENVLVFGENTDYIWMLSRNKTMPESVKEKFMKIAKDAGYDLNRLVWTKQ; translated from the coding sequence ATGAAATATTCAAAATACATTAAAATAGCATTAGGATCGATGATTCTATTGTCTCCATTTATTTTCCAGGCTTGTAAGTCTGTTAAAGTTCCTTCAGGAGTAAAGGTTGTTGACAATTTCGATATCAAATCTTATGCTGGTAAATGGTATGAAATCGCAAGGTTTGATTTCAAACATGAGAAAGACATGGATCAAGTGACAGCAGAATATACTTTAAATGAGGATGGTTCAGTCAATGTATTGAACCGTGGTTTTGATACAGTTAAATCGGAATGGAAAGAATCTGAAGGAAAGGCAAAATTTATTGGTGACGAAAATAAGGGAGCTTTAAAAGTATCCTTTTTCGGACCATTTTATTCGGGATATAATGTTGTTGCGATGGATCCAGCCTATGAGAATGTTCTTGTTTTTGGTGAAAACACAGATTATATTTGGATGCTTTCCAGAAATAAGACAATGCCAGAATCTGTGAAAGAGAAATTCATGAAAATTGCTAAAGATGCTGGGTATGATTTAAATAGGTTAGTGTGGACGAAACAATAG
- a CDS encoding ATP-binding protein, with protein MEKIKCEDEKIQFLGKIQDLGFIIFLNQTGIIEAVSDNISNYLSNHSPQTLIGKPILETYFGNFEEKDFIKNAIEEFKSSNDFKRITKLLEIEEQPFYLSISYSTDTMYLEFEKCINNDSSKTNIINNKLIELQNAEQDVWKVLSEILSQNLEVDRVMIYQFNEDSSGIVIAETLNRPNLDSYLGLNYPEFDIPKQARELYKTKHCRFIADTDSEGSTVVTLDNQEANLQEISIRRLSPIHLQYLKNAGFRSSISFSIIIKGELWGLVCCQHEEPKHIDLSIRNFSLMATNFAANKFQQLEDIERMAYLEEVQELELLLKEKVLLKSNIFHELKDFSKTLLHMLEADGIAIGFEDSIFLEGIHPEKESLRSQLPKLTELAKDHIYSTNALSNHLQLYEDFGRSIAGLSFAEIDSKKDFFIIWFRKEILLDREWAGKPEKYYEEDKLTGVVKPSPRTSFNVWREQVKGTSKKWSSKQMHFITRIRELLRDSMLNKAAEIDSLNTQLIEMNNALDTYAYTISHDLKNPLSAIKVSTEFLQYRQDVKPELLKKMSSNILDSVHIILNMLDKIHQFSKASSFNFEKEIVETENFVDEIIEMSKHRFGSNNVEVIVNNLLPVQGEKTLLYQLFLNIIGNAIKYSSKATSAKVIIDSFRTDNGIIYTISDNGIGMEEDELASIYEMFKRMSNSSGYEGSGIGMSIVKRIADKLGIDISIKSKLNEGTTVKLMFPA; from the coding sequence ATGGAAAAGATAAAATGTGAGGACGAAAAGATCCAATTTCTTGGTAAGATTCAAGATTTGGGATTTATCATCTTCTTAAATCAAACAGGCATAATAGAAGCTGTTAGTGACAACATCTCAAATTATTTATCAAACCATTCTCCACAAACACTAATTGGTAAGCCCATTTTAGAAACATATTTTGGCAATTTTGAAGAAAAGGATTTTATAAAAAATGCTATCGAAGAGTTCAAAAGCAGCAATGATTTCAAAAGGATTACAAAGTTATTAGAAATTGAGGAGCAGCCTTTTTACTTAAGTATATCTTATTCTACAGATACCATGTATCTTGAATTTGAAAAATGCATAAATAATGACAGTAGCAAAACCAATATAATCAACAACAAATTGATTGAACTGCAAAATGCAGAACAAGATGTTTGGAAAGTATTATCAGAAATACTGTCTCAGAATTTAGAAGTAGATAGAGTTATGATCTATCAATTCAATGAAGACAGCAGTGGAATTGTTATTGCAGAAACATTGAACAGACCAAACTTAGATTCTTATTTAGGTTTAAATTATCCTGAATTTGACATACCAAAACAAGCTAGGGAACTTTATAAAACAAAACATTGCAGATTTATTGCAGATACCGACTCAGAAGGCTCTACAGTTGTAACTCTTGACAACCAAGAAGCTAATCTCCAGGAAATATCCATTAGAAGATTGTCACCCATTCACTTGCAATATCTTAAAAATGCAGGCTTTCGATCCAGCATAAGTTTTTCGATTATTATAAAAGGTGAACTTTGGGGTTTGGTATGCTGTCAGCATGAAGAACCAAAACATATCGATTTAAGTATCAGAAACTTTTCTTTGATGGCTACAAATTTTGCAGCCAATAAATTCCAGCAATTGGAAGATATCGAAAGAATGGCTTATCTCGAAGAAGTTCAAGAATTAGAACTCCTTTTAAAAGAAAAAGTATTGCTGAAATCCAATATTTTCCATGAACTAAAGGATTTTTCAAAAACTCTACTTCATATGTTAGAAGCAGATGGTATAGCCATCGGGTTTGAAGATTCTATTTTTTTAGAAGGTATACATCCTGAAAAAGAATCTTTGAGGTCGCAATTACCAAAATTGACTGAATTAGCCAAAGACCATATATATAGCACTAATGCTCTTTCAAATCACCTTCAACTCTATGAAGATTTTGGGAGATCAATTGCCGGACTATCATTTGCAGAAATAGATAGTAAAAAGGATTTTTTTATAATCTGGTTTAGAAAAGAAATTCTTCTTGACAGAGAATGGGCTGGAAAACCTGAAAAATATTATGAAGAAGACAAATTAACAGGAGTTGTAAAACCTTCCCCCCGCACTTCATTTAATGTTTGGCGTGAGCAAGTAAAGGGAACTTCAAAAAAATGGAGCTCTAAACAAATGCACTTTATCACTAGAATCAGGGAACTTTTAAGAGATTCTATGTTGAACAAGGCAGCAGAAATCGATTCTTTGAATACTCAACTCATTGAAATGAACAATGCTTTGGATACCTATGCATATACCATAAGTCATGACCTCAAAAATCCACTTTCTGCCATAAAAGTCTCGACTGAATTTCTTCAGTATCGACAAGATGTGAAGCCGGAGCTGTTGAAGAAAATGAGTTCTAATATTTTGGATTCTGTTCATATTATTTTAAATATGTTAGATAAGATCCACCAATTCTCAAAAGCAAGTTCTTTCAATTTTGAAAAAGAAATAGTTGAGACAGAAAATTTTGTCGATGAAATTATAGAAATGAGCAAACATCGGTTTGGCTCAAATAATGTAGAAGTAATTGTAAACAACCTGCTCCCTGTTCAAGGTGAAAAAACCTTGTTATACCAACTTTTCCTGAATATTATCGGAAATGCGATTAAGTATTCTTCAAAAGCAACATCCGCCAAGGTGATAATAGATTCATTCCGCACTGATAATGGAATTATTTATACCATCAGTGACAATGGAATTGGCATGGAAGAAGATGAGCTTGCATCCATCTATGAGATGTTTAAAAGGATGTCCAATTCTTCAGGATATGAAGGTTCTGGTATTGGTATGTCGATTGTAAAAAGAATAGCTGATAAATTGGGTATAGATATATCTATTAAAAGCAAACTTAATGAAGGTACAACGGTTAAACTGATGTTCCCAGCATAA